The Microcoleus sp. AS-A8 genome window below encodes:
- a CDS encoding transporter substrate-binding protein, with product MAISEAPLVDAALMAIAEINQTGGVLGQDIEPVIEDAASDSNLFAAKARKLIQSDQVATIFGGWTSESRKAVLPVVEELNALLWYPVQYEGLECSQNIFYTGSCPNQQVEPAVAWLLSHKRKRFYLLGSNSVFPHTANTIIKAQLKQQKGTVVGEEYVSLGESNFTEIIHRIQQAQPDVVFNTLNGDSNIAFYQQYQEAGITFHQIPILAVSIAEAELQGIGKAAAGHYACWSYFQSLDTPRNRQFVENFQQRYGSDRVTSAPIEAAYTQVYLWKQAVEQAQSFEVECVRVAAYGQSFEAPGGLVRIEPNHHVGRACRIGKILTTGQFDMIDSHNYPIQPLPWLGVKQVNLKTSKVALEMLVEVSRETHQTWELAQKVRELEAANLQLKREVTQHQNVEVVLRDSEAQLHALLTAITDVVLVLDVQGRYLKIAPTNLALLHKPPDELIGKTLHEVFPQAQADTFLSRIQESLETQQTFNIEYSHPTIEHKEVWFAASISPLDNDSVIWVARDMTERKQAEDARHSAETRYRSIFENTYEGLFQMTPDGRLLSANPGLARIYGYESAEELRAALICLNQQRYVDKNRWDTFLTRMQTEERVCDFESQVYRQDGEVIWISENAHVVRDTQGELLYYEGSVVDITKRKVWEEALRYQQECTEELLLNILPSPIAQRLKRAESTIADNFADVTVLFADLVNFTEISAEIPPTRLVDLLNKIFSDFDQLAEKHSLEKIKTIGDAYMVVGGLPTTRPDHAEAIAEMALDMQQKITRFKGLNGEPFRLRIGINTGPVIAGVIGTKKFTYDLWGDTVNVASRMESHGVAGCIQVTPTTYERLKDKYVFEERGVTHIKGKGDMITYWLMGRADHMPPTIQ from the coding sequence ATGGCAATTAGTGAAGCTCCTTTGGTGGATGCAGCACTAATGGCGATCGCAGAGATTAACCAAACTGGAGGAGTCCTGGGTCAGGATATCGAACCTGTGATTGAAGATGCCGCATCTGATTCTAACTTGTTTGCAGCCAAAGCGAGAAAACTCATCCAATCCGATCAAGTCGCTACTATTTTTGGTGGTTGGACTTCTGAGAGTCGCAAAGCCGTCTTGCCAGTGGTGGAAGAACTTAACGCTCTCCTCTGGTATCCCGTCCAGTACGAAGGATTAGAGTGTTCCCAAAACATTTTCTACACCGGCTCTTGTCCAAATCAACAAGTCGAGCCTGCTGTCGCTTGGCTACTCTCTCACAAACGAAAACGCTTCTATCTTCTAGGAAGTAACTCGGTTTTTCCCCACACAGCTAACACAATTATTAAAGCACAGCTCAAACAGCAGAAAGGCACAGTTGTTGGCGAAGAATATGTTTCCTTAGGAGAAAGTAATTTTACAGAAATTATTCATCGAATTCAACAAGCTCAACCTGATGTTGTTTTCAATACACTCAACGGCGACAGCAACATTGCTTTTTATCAGCAGTATCAAGAAGCAGGAATTACATTCCACCAAATTCCCATCCTAGCCGTCAGCATTGCCGAAGCGGAACTGCAAGGAATTGGCAAGGCGGCAGCGGGTCATTATGCTTGTTGGAGTTATTTTCAGAGCCTAGATACTCCCAGAAATCGACAGTTTGTAGAAAACTTTCAACAACGCTACGGCAGCGATCGTGTAACTTCTGCCCCGATTGAAGCTGCCTATACTCAAGTTTATCTTTGGAAACAAGCTGTGGAACAGGCACAATCCTTTGAAGTGGAATGCGTGCGAGTAGCGGCTTATGGTCAGAGTTTTGAAGCTCCAGGTGGATTAGTCCGAATCGAACCCAATCATCATGTAGGCAGAGCCTGCCGTATTGGGAAAATTTTGACCACGGGGCAATTTGACATGATTGATAGCCATAATTACCCAATTCAACCATTGCCTTGGTTAGGAGTTAAACAAGTGAATTTAAAGACCTCTAAAGTTGCACTCGAAATGTTAGTTGAGGTCAGTCGAGAAACTCATCAAACATGGGAGTTAGCTCAAAAAGTTCGTGAATTAGAGGCCGCTAATCTACAGTTAAAACGTGAAGTTACTCAACACCAAAATGTAGAAGTTGTATTGCGGGATTCAGAGGCGCAACTTCATGCTTTATTAACAGCGATCACAGACGTTGTCCTCGTCCTTGATGTACAGGGGCGCTATCTTAAAATTGCACCGACTAATCTGGCACTTCTCCATAAACCCCCTGATGAATTGATTGGCAAGACACTCCATGAGGTTTTTCCTCAAGCTCAAGCCGATACCTTTTTAAGTCGGATTCAAGAATCTCTGGAGACCCAACAGACATTCAATATTGAATACAGTCATCCCACAATCGAGCACAAAGAAGTTTGGTTCGCGGCTAGCATTTCTCCCCTGGACAATGATTCCGTAATCTGGGTAGCGCGTGATATGACCGAACGTAAGCAGGCAGAGGATGCAAGGCACAGCGCTGAGACGCGATATCGCAGTATCTTTGAAAACACTTATGAAGGTCTATTTCAAATGACACCGGATGGGCGTTTGTTGAGTGCAAATCCTGGGTTAGCAAGAATATATGGTTATGAGTCTGCCGAAGAATTAAGGGCGGCTTTAATCTGCCTCAATCAGCAACGCTACGTTGATAAAAACCGTTGGGATACCTTTTTGACACGGATGCAAACTGAAGAACGGGTATGCGATTTTGAGTCTCAGGTGTATCGCCAAGATGGTGAGGTGATTTGGATTTCGGAAAATGCCCACGTTGTTCGCGATACTCAGGGTGAATTGCTTTACTACGAAGGGAGTGTTGTTGATATTACTAAGCGTAAAGTTTGGGAAGAAGCTTTGCGTTATCAACAGGAATGCACGGAAGAATTGCTGCTGAATATTTTACCTTCTCCGATCGCACAACGGCTAAAACGGGCGGAAAGTACGATTGCAGATAACTTTGCCGATGTCACCGTTTTGTTTGCTGACCTCGTTAACTTTACCGAAATTTCGGCTGAAATTCCTCCCACCAGATTAGTGGATTTGCTCAACAAAATCTTTTCTGACTTCGATCAGTTAGCAGAGAAGCACTCTTTAGAGAAGATTAAGACGATTGGAGATGCTTACATGGTTGTGGGGGGACTGCCGACGACTCGTCCTGATCATGCGGAAGCGATCGCAGAAATGGCACTGGATATGCAACAGAAAATCACTCGCTTTAAAGGACTCAATGGCGAACCCTTCCGCCTCCGCATTGGAATTAATACAGGGCCGGTCATCGCCGGAGTCATTGGCACTAAAAAATTCACTTATGACTTGTGGGGCGATACGGTTAATGTGGCGTCTCGCATGGAATCTCATGGGGTTGCTGGATGCATTCAAGTGACGCCTACCACTTACGAGCGATTGAAAGATAAGTATGTGTTTGAGGAGCGAGGGGTAACCCATATTAAGGGTAAAGGAGATATGATCACGTATTGGCTGATGGGAAGAGCTGATCACATGCCCCCCACCATCCAGTAG
- the yidD gene encoding membrane protein insertion efficiency factor YidD, producing MKTLAAASVPQQIAIALIAGYQKHISPQKGFSCAHRLLHGGESCSQYIKRLIAQEGLVEAVRASRQRFQACREANEILNARSSYRCQNEDSPNPEQKTKRRRQRRRKTSSQPVHNDSCPIEEMADCVDLSFELGCEVADCNVSASDCSTTDCGSRLECGALDCGSADCCSWG from the coding sequence ATGAAAACTTTGGCTGCCGCTTCTGTACCCCAGCAAATTGCCATTGCCTTAATTGCTGGCTATCAGAAGCACATTTCCCCTCAAAAAGGCTTTTCTTGTGCTCACCGCCTGCTACATGGTGGCGAATCCTGCTCCCAGTACATCAAACGCTTGATTGCTCAAGAAGGTTTAGTGGAAGCCGTTAGAGCATCGCGGCAACGATTTCAGGCTTGTCGAGAAGCTAATGAGATTTTGAACGCCCGGTCTTCCTATCGCTGCCAAAATGAAGATAGTCCTAATCCAGAGCAAAAGACTAAACGACGCAGGCAACGTCGAAGAAAGACTTCTTCACAACCTGTACATAACGATAGCTGCCCTATCGAGGAAATGGCCGATTGTGTAGATTTGAGTTTTGAGTTGGGTTGTGAAGTAGCTGATTGTAACGTTTCTGCAAGTGATTGCTCTACAACGGATTGCGGGTCTAGGTTAGAGTGTGGAGCATTAGATTGTGGTTCAGCCGATTGTTGCAGTTGGGGCTAG
- the chlP gene encoding geranylgeranyl reductase, translating to MPALRVAVVGSGPAGSSAAETLAKAGIETYLFERKLDNAKPCGGAIPLCMVSEFDLPAEIIDRRVRKMKMISPSNVEVDINIEKEHEYIGMCRREVLDGFMRNRAAKLGAKLINGTVHKLDIPSNNTEPYTIHYADHSDGSLEGTAKTLKVDLVIGADGANSRVAKAIDAGDYNYAIAFQERIRLPEDKMAYYEDLAEMYVGNDVSTDFYAWVFPKYDHVAVGTGTMKVNKADIKKLQAGIRARAAKRLAGGEIIKVEAHPIPEHPRPRRVVGRVALVGDAAGTVTKSSGEGIYFAAKSARMCAETIVETSNGGTRIPTEADLKLYLKRWDKKYGMTYKVLDILQTVFYRSDATREAFVEMCADKDVQKLTFDSYLYKTVVPANPFVQMKITAKTIGSLLRGNALAP from the coding sequence ATGCCAGCACTTAGAGTTGCTGTTGTTGGGTCAGGGCCAGCCGGATCTTCTGCCGCCGAGACTTTGGCAAAAGCCGGAATTGAAACTTATCTGTTTGAGCGCAAGCTCGACAACGCGAAGCCCTGTGGTGGCGCGATTCCGTTGTGTATGGTGAGTGAGTTTGACCTGCCAGCGGAAATCATCGACCGTCGGGTGAGAAAAATGAAGATGATCTCACCCTCTAATGTCGAAGTTGATATCAACATAGAAAAAGAACACGAATATATAGGCATGTGCCGCCGCGAAGTCCTCGATGGCTTCATGCGTAACCGTGCCGCGAAGTTAGGTGCCAAGCTGATTAACGGTACCGTTCACAAACTCGATATTCCGAGCAATAATACAGAACCCTATACCATCCACTACGCCGACCATTCAGATGGCAGTCTGGAAGGAACAGCCAAGACTCTGAAGGTTGATCTCGTGATTGGAGCCGATGGGGCTAATTCCCGTGTGGCGAAAGCCATTGACGCTGGGGATTATAATTATGCGATCGCCTTCCAAGAGCGCATCCGTCTGCCAGAAGACAAAATGGCTTACTACGAAGACTTGGCAGAAATGTATGTGGGTAACGATGTTTCCACCGACTTCTACGCTTGGGTCTTCCCCAAATACGACCATGTCGCCGTTGGCACCGGTACGATGAAGGTGAACAAAGCCGACATCAAAAAACTGCAAGCCGGTATCCGTGCTCGTGCTGCCAAACGCTTAGCAGGGGGAGAAATCATTAAAGTCGAAGCTCACCCCATTCCAGAGCACCCCAGACCGCGTCGCGTCGTCGGTCGGGTTGCGTTAGTGGGTGATGCTGCTGGTACAGTCACCAAGTCTTCGGGTGAAGGCATTTATTTTGCCGCTAAATCCGCTCGCATGTGTGCCGAAACCATTGTCGAAACCTCCAACGGCGGTACTCGCATCCCCACAGAAGCTGACCTCAAGCTGTATCTGAAGCGCTGGGATAAGAAGTACGGCATGACCTACAAAGTCCTGGATATTCTCCAAACCGTCTTCTATCGCTCCGACGCCACTCGTGAGGCGTTTGTCGAGATGTGTGCTGACAAGGATGTGCAAAAATTAACCTTTGACAGCTATCTCTACAAAACCGTTGTACCCGCCAATCCTTTTGTGCAAATGAAAATAACAGCCAAGACGATTGGTAGCCTGCTGCGCGGAAATGCCCTAGCTCCCTAA
- a CDS encoding SpoIID/LytB domain-containing protein, translated as MFRLPNKHAIFNRSVLWSVFLFSAALFVPWVLAETLPDQAQSKLSSLTPSPQSEPALQPSPDPRAAEQEWHQRIASQSLSWERSPNSATSPTPAHTSNSKTNTSPSQATVSQTNNPKTNTSQSQSAVPTTKSNTSQPVAKAQTPKSSKTNQPKNKSQSSTKNKAKGTQSSHTTPSIDIRVAIATGEKSLVVGTSTGGELRDGRGKVLGKLPANEAANVVPNGAGMRVGKWETPAGVWVKPSQGGFVFVGDRWYRGDLLLVSQGNTLLAVNYVDLESYIASVVGCEVSPSWPMDALKAQAIAARSYALVHYLRPANSLYDLGNTQRWQVYRGVNSEWNTTRHAAEETKGVFLSYKGGVVESMYAANDEIVSKAHGGRGMSQNGALSMAQQGYNYQQILGKYYPGASLAWMDVQSSSKR; from the coding sequence ATGTTTCGTCTGCCTAACAAGCACGCAATCTTTAACCGTTCCGTATTATGGTCGGTTTTCTTGTTCTCTGCCGCCTTGTTTGTGCCCTGGGTATTAGCAGAAACCTTACCCGATCAAGCTCAGTCAAAACTATCTTCTTTAACACCTTCCCCCCAGTCTGAACCTGCACTTCAACCGTCTCCAGATCCGCGTGCCGCCGAACAAGAATGGCATCAGCGTATTGCCAGCCAAAGTCTTTCCTGGGAACGCAGTCCAAATTCCGCTACAAGTCCAACCCCAGCCCACACTTCTAATTCCAAAACCAATACATCCCCATCTCAAGCGACTGTCTCTCAGACAAATAACCCCAAAACCAATACATCCCAATCTCAATCGGCTGTCCCTACAACCAAGAGCAATACCTCACAGCCCGTAGCTAAAGCTCAAACACCAAAATCTTCTAAAACCAATCAACCGAAAAATAAATCTCAGAGTTCTACCAAAAACAAGGCAAAAGGTACACAAAGTTCTCACACAACGCCGTCGATAGATATACGAGTGGCGATCGCCACTGGAGAGAAATCATTGGTGGTTGGTACCTCAACTGGGGGTGAACTCCGGGATGGGCGTGGCAAGGTTTTAGGGAAACTCCCAGCCAATGAAGCCGCAAACGTTGTCCCCAATGGCGCAGGTATGCGGGTAGGAAAGTGGGAAACACCAGCCGGTGTTTGGGTGAAACCCTCCCAAGGAGGATTTGTCTTCGTTGGGGATCGCTGGTACCGTGGCGATCTATTACTAGTTTCTCAAGGCAATACTCTCTTAGCGGTGAATTACGTTGATCTGGAGTCTTACATCGCTAGTGTGGTGGGTTGTGAAGTCTCTCCTAGCTGGCCGATGGATGCCTTAAAAGCGCAAGCGATTGCCGCACGTTCTTATGCTTTAGTTCATTATTTACGACCAGCCAATTCTCTGTACGATCTCGGTAATACTCAGCGTTGGCAAGTTTATCGAGGTGTGAATTCTGAATGGAATACAACTCGTCATGCTGCGGAGGAAACGAAGGGCGTTTTTCTCAGTTACAAAGGTGGGGTGGTTGAATCAATGTACGCCGCTAATGATGAAATTGTCAGCAAGGCGCATGGTGGTAGGGGAATGAGCCAAAATGGTGCTTTGAGTATGGCTCAACAGGGTTACAACTATCAACAAATTCTCGGTAAGTATTATCCCGGTGCGTCTTTGGCTTGGATGGATGTACAGTCGTCTAGTAAGCGGTAG
- a CDS encoding response regulator transcription factor produces the protein MPRILVIDDDPAISELVSINLEMAGYEVNQAADGIKGQALALQIQPDLIMLDLMLPKVDGFTVCQRLRRDERTADIPVLMLTALGQTQDKVDGFNAGADDYLTKPFELEEMLARVRALLRRTDRIPQAAKHAEILNYGPLTLVPERFEAIWFEETVKLTHLEFELLHCLLQRHGQTVSPSEILKEVWGYDPDDDIETIRVHIRHLRTKLEPDPRHPRYIKTVYGAGYCLELPTADQSMAEADSEAS, from the coding sequence ATGCCCCGGATACTGGTCATCGACGACGACCCTGCAATTTCAGAATTAGTCTCCATCAATTTGGAGATGGCTGGTTACGAAGTTAATCAAGCAGCCGATGGCATCAAGGGCCAGGCACTGGCTCTCCAGATCCAGCCAGACCTGATTATGCTTGACCTAATGCTGCCCAAAGTCGATGGTTTCACAGTCTGCCAACGACTTCGCCGGGACGAGCGCACTGCCGATATTCCTGTATTGATGTTGACTGCCCTAGGTCAAACTCAAGATAAGGTAGATGGGTTTAATGCTGGTGCCGACGATTACCTGACCAAACCCTTTGAACTCGAAGAAATGCTGGCGCGGGTACGAGCGTTGCTAAGACGCACAGACCGTATCCCGCAAGCCGCTAAGCACGCAGAAATCTTGAACTATGGGCCTTTAACCCTTGTTCCCGAAAGGTTTGAAGCGATTTGGTTTGAAGAGACGGTTAAACTTACACATCTAGAGTTTGAACTTCTGCACTGCTTACTCCAGCGCCATGGTCAAACCGTTTCTCCCAGCGAAATCCTGAAGGAGGTTTGGGGCTACGATCCAGATGATGATATCGAAACGATTCGGGTGCATATTCGCCATCTTAGAACCAAGCTAGAACCTGATCCCCGCCATCCCCGATATATCAAAACCGTTTATGGCGCAGGTTATTGCTTAGAATTACCCACGGCTGATCAGTCTATGGCAGAGGCTGATTCAGAAGCGAGTTGA
- a CDS encoding ABC transporter substrate-binding protein, whose amino-acid sequence MQVLNWFRLSRKRWWSSGKYLTLWVCCCALVISCGGRPKTEQAAAPSTSASGSGRLVVGTTLKPRTLDPADAYELAASNVLYSLGDRLYSYKLGTDELVPQLATKLPEVSPDGLTYKIPLREGVVFHDGTAFDAQAMAFSLKRFMQNGGKPSSLLADIVQSVEPSGKSELTIRLKKVFAPFPSLLAFSGMCAVSPKAYEIGSGKFQPTKFVGTGPYKLTAFNANSIRLDVFDQYWGTKPPNQGLDYQILTSSANLFNSFSTGAVDIAYQTLDPDQITSLKTRAKSGGWQVIEAPSNVVSYMVLNVKQKPLDQLEVRQALASLIDRKLINERLLRNQAQPAYTLIPTSFQASKPTFETAYGDGNFAKAKELLTKAGFSKEKPLKLEIWYPTGSAVRQQVASTLREYANQKLEGILQIQPQPVEAPTLFANIGKGIYQTALVDWYPDFSDADNFIQPLVSCSKGSEAQGCQEGASKSQGSFYYSDRMNKLIEQERAEQNPQKRQQIFAEIQDLLAKDIPLIPIWQPKEYAFAKQGLKQVQLDPIQQLPLWQIAKGA is encoded by the coding sequence ATGCAAGTGCTTAACTGGTTTCGTCTATCTCGTAAACGCTGGTGGTCTAGTGGAAAATACCTAACCTTATGGGTTTGTTGCTGCGCTCTCGTCATTAGTTGTGGAGGGCGGCCCAAAACTGAACAAGCGGCTGCACCCAGTACTAGCGCTAGCGGGAGTGGCAGGTTGGTCGTTGGCACCACTCTCAAACCCAGGACACTCGATCCAGCAGATGCCTATGAATTGGCAGCGAGTAACGTCCTCTACAGTTTGGGCGATCGCCTCTATAGTTACAAGCTGGGTACAGACGAACTCGTTCCACAACTGGCAACAAAACTGCCCGAAGTCAGCCCGGATGGTTTAACTTACAAGATTCCCCTGCGCGAGGGCGTTGTGTTTCACGATGGGACAGCCTTTGATGCCCAAGCCATGGCATTTTCTCTCAAGCGGTTTATGCAAAACGGGGGTAAACCGTCGTCCCTGCTAGCGGATATTGTGCAATCAGTGGAGCCGTCAGGCAAGTCCGAACTGACCATTAGACTGAAAAAGGTTTTTGCTCCATTTCCTTCACTCCTCGCCTTCTCCGGGATGTGTGCCGTATCGCCCAAAGCCTATGAGATTGGCAGTGGGAAATTTCAGCCAACAAAGTTTGTAGGAACTGGCCCCTATAAGCTAACTGCATTTAATGCCAACTCGATTCGCTTGGATGTGTTTGACCAGTATTGGGGAACCAAACCCCCGAATCAAGGGTTGGATTATCAAATCCTCACCAGTTCGGCCAATCTATTTAATTCCTTCAGCACGGGTGCCGTTGATATTGCCTATCAAACCCTTGATCCCGATCAGATTACCAGTCTGAAAACTAGAGCCAAATCCGGTGGTTGGCAAGTAATTGAAGCGCCAAGTAATGTAGTGAGCTACATGGTGCTGAATGTGAAGCAGAAACCGTTGGATCAGCTAGAGGTGAGACAAGCTCTTGCTTCCCTTATTGATCGAAAACTGATCAACGAGCGCCTCCTGAGAAACCAGGCACAACCCGCCTATACTCTAATACCGACTAGCTTTCAGGCTTCTAAGCCGACGTTTGAAACGGCCTACGGAGACGGCAATTTTGCTAAAGCCAAAGAACTGCTGACAAAGGCAGGATTTAGCAAAGAGAAACCCTTAAAGTTAGAGATTTGGTACCCCACCGGCTCAGCGGTTCGGCAACAGGTGGCTAGTACCCTAAGAGAATATGCAAACCAAAAATTAGAGGGGATACTCCAAATTCAGCCGCAACCGGTAGAGGCTCCCACGCTGTTTGCCAACATCGGCAAAGGGATTTATCAGACAGCTTTAGTGGATTGGTATCCGGATTTCTCCGATGCCGACAACTTCATTCAGCCTTTAGTGAGCTGTAGCAAAGGTTCAGAAGCTCAAGGTTGCCAAGAAGGCGCGAGTAAGAGTCAGGGGTCGTTTTATTATAGCGATCGCATGAACAAACTAATTGAGCAGGAACGCGCCGAACAAAATCCCCAGAAACGCCAACAAATTTTTGCGGAAATTCAAGATTTGCTCGCTAAAGATATTCCCTTAATTCCGATTTGGCAACCCAAAGAATATGCCTTTGCCAAACAAGGATTAAAGCAAGTTCAGCTAGACCCCATTCAGCAGCTTCCTCTGTGGCAAATCGCCAAAGGAGCTTAA
- a CDS encoding alpha-hydroxy-acid oxidizing protein has product MTPPTKPINLFEYQTLASQQLSPMARDYYASGSWDEITLRDNRAAFERYKLRPRMLVDVSQRDLSTTILGQSLPLPILIAPMAFQCLAHPEGEIATAKAAAKLGSVMVLSTLATTSMEDVASVRSQTPQWFQLYVHRDRGLTRALVERAHAAGFQALCLTVDAPVLGKREKDTHNQFVLPSDMELANFSRLAHLEIPYQPGESGLFAYFLEQLNPALTWSDLEWLQSLSPLPLVVKGILRGDDAIRAVEHGAKAVMVSNHGGRQLDGAIASLDALSEVVAAVGDQVDVLMDGGIRRGTDVLKALALGAKAVLLGRPVLWGLTLAGEAGVKHVLELLRDELDLAMALSGCAKLQDIDSSLVVRL; this is encoded by the coding sequence ATGACTCCTCCTACAAAACCGATTAACCTTTTTGAATATCAAACCCTAGCCTCCCAGCAACTTTCTCCGATGGCGAGAGATTATTACGCGAGTGGTTCTTGGGACGAAATCACGCTGCGAGATAATCGTGCAGCTTTTGAACGCTATAAACTCCGTCCCCGCATGTTAGTGGATGTGAGTCAACGAGATTTAAGTACCACAATTCTCGGTCAATCACTGCCACTGCCGATTCTCATTGCCCCAATGGCGTTTCAATGTCTGGCTCATCCAGAAGGGGAAATTGCCACTGCCAAAGCGGCTGCGAAATTGGGAAGCGTGATGGTATTGAGTACACTTGCAACCACCAGTATGGAAGACGTGGCGAGTGTGAGAAGCCAAACCCCTCAATGGTTTCAACTTTATGTCCATCGCGATCGCGGTTTAACCCGTGCCCTCGTAGAACGCGCTCACGCCGCGGGATTCCAAGCCCTTTGCCTCACGGTTGATGCTCCCGTGTTGGGCAAGCGGGAGAAAGATACACACAATCAGTTTGTCCTCCCCTCCGACATGGAACTGGCGAATTTCTCCAGATTAGCCCATTTGGAAATTCCCTACCAACCCGGTGAATCGGGCTTATTTGCCTATTTTTTAGAACAGCTTAATCCCGCTTTAACTTGGTCGGATTTGGAATGGTTGCAATCCTTATCCCCGTTGCCATTAGTGGTGAAAGGAATTTTACGGGGAGATGATGCGATTCGGGCGGTGGAACATGGGGCAAAAGCTGTGATGGTTTCCAATCATGGAGGCAGACAATTGGATGGTGCGATCGCATCCCTTGATGCCCTCAGTGAAGTCGTCGCCGCTGTTGGAGATCAAGTTGATGTACTAATGGATGGCGGTATCAGGCGGGGTACTGATGTGCTGAAAGCTTTGGCATTAGGGGCAAAAGCCGTACTGTTGGGACGGCCTGTCTTGTGGGGATTAACCTTAGCAGGAGAAGCGGGGGTAAAACATGTACTTGAGCTATTGCGGGATGAACTCGATCTGGCGATGGCTTTAAGTGGTTGTGCCAAGTTACAAGATATTGACTCCAGTTTAGTGGTTCGGTTGTGA
- a CDS encoding TOBE-like domain-containing protein: MGIVVENVSKQFGSFRAVDDVNLEIKSGSLVSLLGPSGSGKSTLLRVIAGLEPPDTGKIWLTGKDATNTSVQDRNIGFVFQHYALFKHLTLRQNVAFGLDIRKTPKLKVKARVEELLNLVQLGGLGDRYPSQISGGQRQRVALARALAVQPQVLLLDEPFGALDAKVRKDLRSWLRRLHDEVHVTTVLVTHDQEEAMEVSDEIVVMNKGRVEQVGTPAQVYDNPATPFVMSFIGPVNVLPSSAQIFQSGGFDSAHPEIFLRPHDVVVETKPNGSTAPARVTRVIHLGWEIQAELTLGDGQVLMANLTRERYDQLKLEPDQQVYVKPRDAKAFPLYYEI, encoded by the coding sequence GTGGGTATTGTTGTTGAAAATGTATCTAAACAGTTTGGTAGTTTTAGGGCTGTTGATGACGTCAACTTAGAAATTAAAAGTGGTTCCTTAGTCTCCCTACTGGGTCCATCCGGTTCTGGGAAATCTACGTTGTTGCGGGTGATTGCGGGCTTAGAGCCACCCGACACGGGTAAAATTTGGCTAACGGGCAAAGATGCCACTAACACTAGCGTCCAAGACCGTAATATTGGGTTTGTATTTCAGCACTACGCTCTGTTCAAACATCTAACACTACGACAGAATGTTGCCTTTGGCTTAGATATTCGCAAAACACCCAAGTTAAAAGTGAAGGCACGGGTAGAGGAACTACTGAATTTAGTGCAGTTAGGTGGATTAGGCGATCGCTATCCTTCCCAAATATCGGGGGGTCAACGGCAGCGTGTCGCGTTGGCACGAGCCTTAGCCGTTCAACCCCAAGTCTTGCTGCTCGATGAACCCTTTGGAGCCTTGGATGCCAAAGTGCGGAAAGACTTACGGTCTTGGTTACGACGCCTGCATGATGAAGTCCATGTGACAACCGTTTTGGTGACTCATGACCAAGAAGAGGCGATGGAAGTCTCCGATGAAATCGTGGTCATGAATAAAGGACGGGTGGAACAGGTGGGAACTCCCGCCCAGGTTTATGACAACCCCGCCACGCCATTTGTGATGAGTTTTATTGGCCCCGTGAATGTGCTGCCTAGCAGCGCCCAGATTTTTCAAAGCGGCGGCTTTGATTCTGCCCATCCCGAAATCTTCTTGCGCCCTCACGATGTCGTCGTGGAAACCAAGCCCAACGGTTCAACAGCCCCGGCTAGGGTGACGCGTGTGATTCACCTGGGATGGGAAATTCAGGCAGAGTTAACCCTGGGCGATGGTCAAGTTCTGATGGCGAATCTGACACGGGAGCGGTACGATCAGTTGAAACTAGAACCCGATCAGCAAGTTTACGTCAAACCCAGAGACGCCAAGGCATTTCCGCTGTATTACGAAATATAG